CGCTTGTGCCCGAAAGGGAGTTCGAAGAGATCCGGCAAGGGGTGAAAGGCATCTGGCGGGAGATCCTCGGGGATGGATGAAGAGGCCCTGCGAAAAAGGCAGGGCGGTCCTCAGAGATGGATGATGTGATAGAAGATAACCCCGAAGTAAACGGCCACGAGAGAGGGAAGGGCGATCCTGACGAGGGGCCGCTGGGGAAAGAGGGCAAAAACGGAGACTCCTGCTGCGGTCATGAAGGTCTTCAGCCAAAAGACCTCCATGAATCTGCCCGCGTGAAATAGGGGGGCGAGAACGGGGTTCATCTCCCTCGCCCCAAGCGAGACATAGTGACAGGTGAGGGAAAAGTCAAGGAGCGAGGCGATGAATATGAGGAAAATGGCGGCGCGTGTTCGGCTGTCGGGCAGTGGGATGGCATTCAGTGAGATCTTTGGTGCACTGTTCGCCAATGCAGTGGAAGGCATGGCTGTTTCCGTTCCTTTTTTAAAAAAGGTTTAGATTGCGATTTCCATGCCAGGGGAAAAAAGGGAAAATGTCTTTATTAAGCCGCTTTCATGGGCCTTTAAATTGCGATTTGGGAGGGACAGGAAATCCATTTCCTGGAAAAGAAATTCTTTTCCATTCTCCGGACCCTATCCTGAATCCGTGAGATATGCACTCAACCTTTCGATTTCACAGCATAAGCCGACGGCGGGGGTATTTGTGGATGGAGGCGCCCATGGACGGGGCTCGAACGGCAAATCCGCCCCCATGGACCGGGGGCTATTTGCTGCACGGAACAAATACCCCAGCCGTCGGCCCACGGATTCAGTCCTCTCTCCAGCCGCCAATGTGGGATCGTGAGGCCTGAGGTCCGGGCCTTGCTATTCGAATGATCCAGTGGTCTTTACGGGACCCTGAATTTAGTTCGAGATCACCTCGTGCTGCATCGCTTTC
The genomic region above belongs to Deltaproteobacteria bacterium and contains:
- a CDS encoding DUF5658 family protein, producing MPSTALANSAPKISLNAIPLPDSRTRAAIFLIFIASLLDFSLTCHYVSLGAREMNPVLAPLFHAGRFMEVFWLKTFMTAAGVSVFALFPQRPLVRIALPSLVAVYFGVIFYHIIHL